A DNA window from Peromyscus leucopus breed LL Stock chromosome 3, UCI_PerLeu_2.1, whole genome shotgun sequence contains the following coding sequences:
- the Gsg1 gene encoding LOW QUALITY PROTEIN: germ cell-specific gene 1 protein (The sequence of the model RefSeq protein was modified relative to this genomic sequence to represent the inferred CDS: inserted 1 base in 1 codon) — protein sequence MSHPSQLTQNVCLSQEMELQKGSPVQRTFISAILSMLSLSLSAASLLSNEWFVGTQKVPKPLCGQGLAAKCFAMPVSLDGGITNTSAQEVVQYTWETGDDRFSFLIFRSGMWLSCEEIVEEPGEKCRSFIELTPPAQRGEKGLLEFATLQGSYHPALRSGGEWLMEKAPLPHLPLRPVAKVLWLSLGAQIAYIGLQFISFLLLLTDLLLTSNPGCGLKLSAFAAISLVLSGLLGMVAHMMYSQVFQATANLGPEDWRPHSWNYGWAFYTAWVSFTCCMASAVTTFNTYTRMVLEFQCRHRKSFDXHPSCLAQHHRCFLPQIPCAAHSGDPLISCQQYPNHPIRSVSEGIDLYSALQDKGFQQGTSQELKEVAGSSIEEQC from the exons ATGGAGCTCCAGAAGGGTTCCCCTGTCCAGCGGACCTTCATTTCTGCCATCCTCAGCATGCTATCACTCAGCCTCTCCGCAGCATCCCTGCTCAGCAACGAGTGGTTTGTGGGCACACAGAAGGTGCCCAAGCCCCTGTGCGGGCAAGGTCTGGCAGCCAAGTGCTTTGCCATGCCGGTGTCCTTGGATGGGGGCATCACCAACACATCAGCCCAGGAGGTGGTACAATACACCTGGGAGACTGGGGATGACCGGTTCTCCTTCCTTATCTTCCGCAGTGGCATGTGGCTATCCTGTGAGGAAATCGTGGAAGAGCCAG GGGAGAAATGCCGATCTTTCATTGAACTCACACCACCAGCCCAGAGAGGTGAGAAAGGACTACTGGAATTTGCCACGTTGCAAGGCTCATATCACCCCGCTCTCCGATCTGGAGGGGAGTGGTTGATGGAgaaggctcccctcccccacctccccttgaGGCCCGTGGCAA AGGTCCTCTGGTTATCGCTGGGTGCCCAAATTGCCTACATCGGACTTCAATTCATCAGCTTCCTCCTGCTACTGACTGATCTGCTGCTCACCAGTAACCCTGGCTGTGGGCTCAAGCTGAGTGCCTTTGCAGCCATCTCCTTGGTCCTGTCAG GCCTTCTGGGGATGGTGGCCCACATGATGTATTCACAAGTCTTCCAGGCCACAGCCAACCTAGGTCCAGAGGACTGGAGACCACATTCCTGGAATTATGGCTGGGCTTTCTA CACGGCCTGGGTTTCCTTCACCTGCTGCATGGCATCGGCTGTCACCACCTTCAACACATACACGAGAATGGTGCTGGAGTTCCAGTGCAGGCACAGGAAGAGCTTCG CCCACCCCAGCTGCCTCGCACAGCACCACCGCTGTTTCCTCCCCCAGATACCGTGCGCAGCCCACTCAGGGGACCCTCTGATCAGCTGCCAACAGTACCCCAACCATCCCATCCGCTCCGTCTCCGAAGGTATCGACCTCTACTCAGCGCTACAAGACAAGGGATTTCAACAAGGGACCAGCCAGGAGCTAAAAGAAGTGGCTGGGTCATCCATAGAAGAGCAGTGTTAG